From Ramlibacter agri, a single genomic window includes:
- a CDS encoding mannose-1-phosphate guanylyltransferase/mannose-6-phosphate isomerase, producing MSTLVPVILCGGSGTRLWPLSRKSFPKQFVPLIGNKSLLQLTLERVAPLGPQVMAVAAEDHRFLVADTFRQARVEGRLLLEPTGRNTAAAMALAALAAKPDDLLLFCPADHHIPDAATFQATMRQGVVAAEAGAVVTFGVVPSFPSTAYGYIRQGTPRSDGSLKVAQFIEKPDAARAQQLLLQGDTLWNAGIFLAVAGVLLDALEKHAPDILASCRAAMAAVQEETVGSAAARAVFLRPQRAAFEACRSQSIDYAVMEKHPEVAVVPFRGQWSDVGSWNAVADLTPADAQQNRVIGQGFAHDARNTFIHAPHRPVVALGTRDLLIVDTPDAVLVADRSCAEQVKDVVALLEKAEAAQAVLHRKVVRPWGWYDSVDAGERFQVKRIGVKPGASLSLQKHHHRAEHWVVVKGTAQVTRGSETFLLSENQSTYIPIGEVHRLHNPGKMELEMIEVQSGAYLGEDDIVRLEDSYGRGGA from the coding sequence ATGAGTACGTTAGTCCCCGTCATCCTCTGCGGCGGTTCCGGCACCCGGCTCTGGCCCTTGAGCCGGAAAAGCTTTCCCAAGCAGTTCGTCCCCCTCATCGGCAACAAGAGCTTGCTGCAACTGACGCTGGAGCGGGTGGCGCCGCTGGGCCCGCAGGTGATGGCCGTGGCGGCCGAAGACCATCGCTTCCTGGTCGCGGACACCTTCCGCCAGGCCCGTGTCGAAGGCCGGCTGCTGCTGGAACCCACCGGCCGCAACACCGCCGCTGCGATGGCGCTGGCGGCGCTGGCCGCCAAGCCGGACGACCTGCTGCTGTTCTGTCCGGCCGACCACCATATTCCCGACGCCGCCACCTTCCAGGCCACCATGCGCCAGGGCGTGGTGGCCGCCGAGGCCGGCGCCGTCGTCACCTTCGGCGTGGTGCCCAGCTTTCCGAGCACGGCCTACGGCTACATCCGCCAGGGCACCCCGCGCAGCGACGGCAGCCTGAAGGTGGCGCAGTTCATCGAGAAACCGGACGCCGCGCGGGCGCAGCAACTGCTGCTGCAAGGCGACACGCTCTGGAACGCCGGCATCTTCCTGGCCGTGGCCGGCGTGCTGCTGGACGCGCTGGAGAAGCATGCGCCCGACATCCTGGCGTCCTGCCGCGCCGCGATGGCCGCCGTGCAGGAAGAGACGGTGGGCAGCGCCGCCGCCCGCGCCGTGTTCCTGCGCCCGCAGCGTGCCGCCTTCGAGGCATGCCGTTCGCAGAGCATCGACTACGCCGTGATGGAGAAGCATCCCGAGGTTGCCGTGGTGCCTTTCCGCGGCCAGTGGAGCGACGTGGGCAGTTGGAACGCCGTAGCCGACCTGACGCCGGCGGACGCGCAGCAGAACCGCGTCATCGGCCAGGGCTTCGCGCACGATGCGCGCAACACCTTCATCCATGCGCCGCACCGGCCGGTGGTGGCGCTGGGCACGCGGGACCTGTTGATCGTCGACACACCCGACGCGGTGCTGGTGGCCGACCGCAGCTGCGCGGAGCAGGTGAAGGACGTGGTCGCCCTGTTGGAAAAGGCCGAAGCGGCCCAGGCCGTCCTGCACCGCAAGGTGGTGCGGCCCTGGGGCTGGTACGACAGCGTCGATGCCGGCGAGCGCTTCCAGGTCAAGCGCATCGGCGTGAAGCCGGGCGCGTCCCTCAGCCTCCAGAAGCATCACCATCGCGCCGAGCACTGGGTGGTGGTGAAAGGCACGGCGCAGGTCACGCGCGGCAGCGAGACCTTCCTCCTCAGCGAAAACCAGTCGACCTACATCCCGATCGGGGAGGTGCATCGCCTGCACAACCCCGGGAAGATGGAGCTGGAGATGATCGAGGTGCAGTCGGGGGCTTACCTCGGGGAGGATGACATCGTGCGTCTCGAGGACAGTTACGGGCGGGGCGGGGCTTGA